A region of the Fulvia fulva chromosome 7, complete sequence genome:
CCCAATGAGAGCAGCAACGTCTCTGTTCTCGAATCTCTTCGCACTGCCTTGGAACCCGAAACGAACACCGAGTATATGGGAGCTGCCCATCCTACTGATACTCCATCCCTTGTCTGCGACAGACAGGATCTCCTCCCAGTAGCTTGTTTCCTGCCGGACGTCTTTCTGCAATCGAGCAGCAGCCGCAAGCAGACCATCGGCACTCTGCTGCAGTCCCTCCATCCGGACTTTGGTTGCCAGCAAGTTGTCCTGTGCTACTCGTGCTGGATCGGGCTTCATAACAGCCGGGTCCCAGATATCCACACCCATGGAGCCCATCGGAGGCTTAGCTGACTTGAGCGCCTCAGACATTGTGACTCGAGCCTGGGCAGGAAGGTACTTCGTCTCGAGAAGCGATATCGAGTCCAGTGCCGTCATGATATCGTTGTGTGCATCTCCAGCATGCCTGATCATTTCATGCCTCTTCGCCCACAGCTCTTCCCTCGTCGCCGCAGGTTGCTGTTTTTTGTTGTTGCTCTCGACTTCATCTTGATCGTCATCTTCCTCTTCTTCACCCTCGCTTGATGAATGTTCTCCCTCCGCTGCTATCTCCTCCAACAGGGACGCCTCGTTGATGTCGCGAAAGTGACCGCGTTCAAAGTTGACGCGTGCCAGAACCTCTGACAATGCTGTTTTATCGTCATTGTCGCGTGCCCACGGCTTGAAGCTGAGCGACGAGGTGGTCATGGTCGCTATCGTGCAGTCGAGTCCTGGAGTTGTGACATTGCTCTGTCAGCTGCCAGCAGCATGTCTTACAGTGTTACTGATGAACAAGGGAAGCGTGGGAAGGTGCATTCACCAGAATCCCTGCTAGCGCAGAGGGTAGATCCGATGCGGGTCGCACGCGCTAGGCACGTGTGCAATGCTCCACCTGATCCGCGACAAACAACGGCCAACTCCGACGAGATAACATCAACATGCAGAAAGTTTTCGCCATCAGCGTTCTTGCAACGCTGTAGACTGCCAAAATGACGACCAGATATCGAGTAGAATGTGAGTGTCCCAGGTCGACGAAGAGAGCGCGTCACTAACCCATCGCTCCTACCAGACGCTCTGAAGGTATGGAGGCCAAATCACTACCTTGAAAAATGGGTCCCACATCGAGTGACTGACACAAATAGACTCACCGCCGCGACCAATTCATCGAGTGGATCAAAGGCCTCCTAGCGGTCCCCTTCGTGCTGCTGTCCCAACCCACCAACATCCACGAAGATGACAAGCCTACCGTGGCTCAAATGGCCCAGAACGCACATGAACGGTACTCTCAGATTATGCGAGATGTCGAAGGCCTCATAGCGGACCACCTGGCGCATACGAAGCGAGGTACAGAGTCGAGATCGAAGCTCAAATTGCTGGTTCCCACTGTTGGAACGTTCTTCACGGCACTTCCTATGAAGGATGCATTCGAGTGGTATGTCATGAATGAAAGGTGGCAGAATTCGCCGGGTGGCTCAGATAAGCGTGAAGTTGTCGAGAGGCGCTTCGTACTGTGCATCTTGCCGCAGCACTGAATGTAATCTTGGGTGCCCGATCTGGCTAACGCTTGGAGTAGGCAGGACCAACGGCGATTCATCTCAAGTCGGCGTTTCGTTGCGCCAAGTTTCAACGATGTCAGATTGATTCTGAATACAGCTCAAGCGATGTCGCTAGTCAGGAACAGCAGATTGGAGCTGATGACGTTCGACGGAGATGTCACCCTATACGATGATGGTAGGCTTCTCCACACTAACGAGACTAACTATGCCACTGTTGCGTGTTTACGATGACTGCTAATACGCTCGTTGTAGGAGAGTCTCTCACACCAGAGAACCCATGCATTCCTCGTATCCTAGATCTGATGAAGAAGGGTGTGCGCATAGGCATAGTTACCGCAGCTGGGTACACAGAAGCTGAGAAGTACTACGATCGGCTGTATGGTGCGTACTGAGGCGTCGAGGCGACATACTCCCCGCCGAGCGACGGCATACAAGCCACCGATACACATCCCTGGACATGGACTGATACATTCATCTTGATAGGCCTCCTCGATGCTCTTGCAGCAAATGACATACCACCCCACCAGCTGATCGTCATGGGTGGTGAAGCCAACTTCATGTTCGCCTACGCACCGAAAGTCGATTGCAAACTGGAGTATGTGCCAGGCGAGCAGTGGAAATTACCAGAGATGCACAGCTGGACAGAAGAGAACGTCACAGCGTTACTGGACGTAGCAGAAGGTGAGTACCCTTCTTACACGCTCTCCACTTGAAGAGCGGCTTCTAAGCTCCTGGCGGCTCGCTCGCACTGTCACAAGCCCGCAGCTTGTTGGAGCTGTCGTTTTGCGAGCTTCACGGCTGACAGCCTGCAGATGCCCTCAAGCAGTGTATCACTGCGCTCAGCATGCCAGTGTCCGTGCTACGGAAGTCCCGCGCAGTCGGAATATACCCACCAAAGGGTGTGAAGTTGGCGCGCGAACAGCTCGAAGAGACCGTTCTCGTCGTGCAGCGCATCCTCGAACTATCGCTAGCCGGCCAGCTCCTTCCATTCTGCGCCTTCAACGGCGGCAACGACGTCTTCGTCGACATCGGAGACAAATCCTGGGGCGTGATGGCGTGTCAGAGGTACTTCGGCGGCATCGACGGTGGGAAGAGTTTGCACGTTGGAGATCAGTTTCTGAGTGCTGGAGCGAATGACTTCAAGGTACGAGAACGATTCTTGGCTTCCACAATCATGTGTGCGACTGTGCTAACAATCCGTGCATCAGGCTCGTTTGGCGTGTACCACTGCGTGGATCGCCAACCCCGGAGAAACAGTCGCGTTGCTCGATGAGATCCAGCAGTTGTCTGTAGCGAGAGGTCGCAGTCATAGCCTCAACAGCGGTCCGTAGTAGGTTACACCGAGCGAATGATGAATGATTGGATCCCGATGTCAAGTTTCAATTCTTTGGCACCAAGTGGTCGCGTTGGCGTTTCATCACCTGTACGCATTTTGAAAGCATCACATGAAAGGTAGTCCACTGGCAGTCTGGCCAACGCCCGTAACTCGGTAACAGTGCCGCGAGGGAGCTCGTAGCGATAGCACGGAAGCCTATAGCACACAGCGCGACAAGTCACCTTGATTTCGTATCGTACAGTAAGAGAGACTTCCTTGCCAGTGCTAGGGACACCTGAGATGGCACTGCCCACTTGCGGATATGATCGCCTCGCACGCCACTCCGGTCTGCTTCCGTTGTAGAGAACTCCAAGTGACACGCTTGGCATGTTCGCAGCGATCAACGAGCAGTGAGCACCATAGAACGCACGACGGCACGAGCCGATGTAGCAGTGGGCATGACTTTGGGAATACGAGATGAGGATTCTCGCCGGTGGTCTCATCTCACAAGTCGATATTGAATTGTTATACTGCACCATCCAGTGCCGTCCAACGGATAGTCGAGCAGATCTCGAGCAAAGCTGTGGTGAGCGTAACTCAGGGCAGGATGTCAGATTGTAGGCTTCGGGCTACAATGCTTTATTGTCAAGCTGGCACGCTGATAGTCGCCTGGATAGTCTCTATGCTGCCTTGACCAGGTGTGCCCACGGCTTGCACAAGAGAGCAGGGCACGACTTCTGCCGGCAGGGTTTGATCTCCACGGCGTTATATGCACTGTTGGCATGATGCCGGCCGAGTCAAGCCGTGGTTGCGTGGTTGTCTGAATGCTCGCAGTCCAGTAGGTGCCTGCAATTCACCGTTCCAAACGCTGGACATGGCCCTCAGCTCTAGACAACGCCAGTATCGGCAGAAATGAGCGCGGATAGACTCGTGAAGGACAGCACCGGCGTGGACTTCAGGGTTCTTGCATGCTGCTTTATCTCTCATTCTGCCGGGCGTTTCATCAATCTGACTCGGTATCGGATCTGTTGCCGCCACCTTTCGCCAACAAACCCTGCTTCTTAGCATGAGACATAGCAGACAGCTCCACGGGGCGTAAGTAGCGCGTTCGTTACAGCAGGCACTTCCGACACGCTCTCAACGGTAGACTCGCTGCGCCTCCCGCGACGAAGCAATACCTCGGGGATATCTCATAGATTTGCACCAGTTCGCGGCAGGTGTGGTGTTAGTTTTGGCGAGTCATATTGAATACGAAAGTGCATATGCAGGTAGTGTTCGTCAAGGTGGCAGTAGTGGTCGATCTGTGGCTGCCGTTCCTGCGTGAAGAGCACACTTCACTCGACCACCCTTGCATTAGCAGTCTTGACCGCGACAGAGGCTGCAGCAATGATGATGCTCGGTCCTGGATGTATGAGGTTCTGCTGTTGCTATGGATGACTGGGTGTCGTGTTCGTGAAAGTTTGAGGAAGATGGTGGTTGGATGATTGAAGTCGGCGTGCCGTTCGGGCCGAGGGTCGCCGACAGAAAGACAACATCCGATGCTGCTTCTCTCCACGCCTCTTCATCAACATCACCTCGCGCCATCAATTACTCGAGCTCTCGAAGCAGATGGAGCAAGGAGATATCATTCGTGAGAACCATTGTCCCCGCGGGGCAGCCGCGAAATGGCGCGATAAACCGACTCACGTCCGAAACGCGACATGAATCGCCAAGTGGTCCCGATCTTATCAGAGCGTTCCTTGAGTTCTACATTAGATCTTGGCCGTTGCTAGGAAGGCGCGAGAACGATGCATCTGCCTGGAGGTATCCCTGTCCCTCTTGAACGACCGGTAGTAATGGCCACGCTGCCAGCAAGGAAGATCGATCCATGGTCCACGACGGGAGGGCCTACTGCTTCCGAGGGCGCTGCCTTGCTCGACGTTGGCGAGTAGTTCACCAACGCGTTTCAGCACACTTGAAACCTCATGCATCGCGATCTTGTACCTGCAATGACAATGGCAGACGCTATCCAGTGAGCGGGTATCATTACTACCGTCAGCCCATATCGCTCAACCACGCCGTCCTTGTGTCTCAAAACTCGACATATGGCGGCAGAAGACTCACCGGAGGCCGTGGAAGGTACCCAGCAAGTGCTGCTCATTGTCCTGTCCGTGGTCTTCATGGTCGTTACGGCTGTCGGCATCAACTTTCGACTCTACGCCCGAATATGCGTCTCGAAGAAGGTGTTCCTTGAAGATGGACTCATATTGGCTGGAACAGTACGTGTGGCAATCATCAGTACTCAGAGACCACTCACGCTGATCTATTGATGCGACAGCTGTTTGCATTTGGCCTCTCCTCTGTGTACACGGTAGCAGCCTACCATGGCTATGGCAAGCACGGTGCGTCTTCGCACTCCAAGGCGATCAAGCTGTCGCTGATGTCGTCTAGTCCGCGATATAACACGTCTGAGTGATCTAGCGCTGCTACATAAAGTATCATGAAATCCAGCTCCTACGAACGGGCTATGCTGACCGTGCCCAGCTCTCTTTCGCGATACCAATGCTTTATCTGGCAGCTATGCTACTGATACGAGGGTCCTTTCTGGCTCTCTACCATCGTTTGGACCATCGGAAACCCATGCGATGGACAGTCTACGGCCTTCTGGCCATCATCGTAGCGCAGGCCGTATCAGCAGCTATCGTTCAGAGCATGTCGTACATCCCGCCGTCCAAGATATGGTCAGATCCCGGTTACGACAGTCGGCATGTATCGCCAGGTACTACTCAAGCTTTCTACAACGCCAATGGAATCATCATGGCGACCACATCCTTGGCAATCTACACCGTGCCATTCTTCATGCTCCACAATCTGGAATTGCCTAGTGTGAGTAGCCTCCGCCGCTTTACATGGTGATCATATGCTGACCAACACAGCGACAAAAGTGGGCAGTGGGCGCACTTTTCGCTCTAGGGTTCTTGTCCGTCATCGGTGAGACGCACTGTCAAAGTAAACCAGTCATAGGCTAACGTCAAGTCAGCAACCTGTATCAAGAACTACTACGCCTGGAGTCTCTTCACCGACCCAGAGGTCTTCTACAAGATGACCAAGACAGGTATCTGGGACCAAGTAGAAGTCCACCTCGCCATTCTCTGCGGCTCAGCACAATCGTTCAGAGTCTTACTCAAAGACGTCTTCCCACGATGCTGCCGCAGTCCCAGCGACACTGCATCACAGCTCTCACCACCCGTGGTCTGGCCACCTCCAACATCGATGACTTACCGCAGCGACGGCAGCCCGACCCACGACAGCTGGCGAGGATGGGACGGGTCCAGTTCCTCGAATCGCTGTGACTCAGCGCTCAGTCATGCTAGTCAGGGTTCGAAGCAGGTGGTGGAGATCTGGAAGAACTCTGGTGTTGCCACGATGCCGGCCGGGATGCAACAGCAGTATCGACAGTATCCCAGCATCAGTACAAGGCTCGGCGCAAGCAATAGCGCTTGGATTTTTCAGGCTGCCACGAATAAGAGGTTCACTCCGCCGTGGCCGCTGCCGAATGTATAGGTAGAAGGCGCAGTAAAGTAGCCAGCGGCAGGACCACGGCACTGATTGACGGCAATGTCATCTAACGGCCTTTAGCATTTGCATTAGCGTTGTCATCGAGCATTTGGATCATAGCGTCTGTAAGAACAGCGTTCATCATCTTCAGCACCAAAATCTCCTTGCCACTACTACAGAACATAAACATCCCGATACCTCAAGATGACCCAGAAAACGTCCAGTAGACACCGCGATCGAGCATCAAACCCCGTCCACACCCCGATACAAAGCCCACCCATAATACAGCCCCTTGTAGTTGAACCTCATCCCCCGATCCACCTCATCAATCAACCCCAAATCCCCCCCCCCCGCCATCCCGAAATCACTCAGCATATTCTCCTTCAACTGCCCCTCAATCGTGCTACCAGACAGCCACATGTCAGCTCATCCACCATGCCACTTTGGGATCTCATCAGAGCCCCAAACTATCAGGCAAGACTCGATTGGTCGGCAACACGACATACCTCTTCGGAATAACGCACCTCCCATCTTCGCGAGGTCAATTGCTGCGTCTGATGCCTCGACCGACCGTCGTAATCCTTGCTGTGTCGATGTGGCGGTAACCGAGTTTCAACGCTGTCGCTACTGCATCTTCTTGCTGATCGGCGTCTTGGAATGTCCCTAGACCTGGGGCTGGTATGCGGGCTCCGGTGTTGAGGGTGAAGGTCTTGATCGATCTAATTGCAGTAGGTGAGAAGCAGCGAGGAGCTGATAATCCTTTTCTGAGCATGCCTCACGCTGTGGGCAGCATCACTGGCATCACAAGGAGGTCTCACACTGCTAGGATGCTTCAGCAATGGGATGTATATGCACGGATGCAACGAGGGAAGTGTTTGAAAGGTTTACTTTATACGGTGGGTGGCTTCGCATCGAAAGTTGCGACCAGTCTCAGCCCTTGAGCTCTCCACTTCATGCATGAGCTCAGCGCCGGAAATGGTTTTCCACAACAGAGGTCGGATGCCACGTATCAGTGCTATGCCAATGGGTTGCTCCTATCGTCAGGCATGATGCCTTCACTTGGACTGATTCAGTGTCGTCTGTGGTGGCATCTCTATCTTTCTCGTTGTCAGTAACACGCATACAATTGCTCGTACTGATGTGTCGTCCTCGAGCGACATCTCTTTGCTGCCCAAACAAGTCACCCTTGTGGCCATCAGCTATCATGTGCAAAAGCCGCCAGCCCTTATATACCATTCAAGTCCATCTGCCCTTCGACAGACACCCTTGGCTAAAGTGGTCTAGTGGACAACACGATGGCGCATGCAAAAGGTCGAATCCAACGTCAACTACGTTGTATTCGTCCTTGAACTGCGCTAACCACTCAGTCAAGGCCGTCTGTGTTCTTTTGCCCTTGCGCACCGCGTCCAAACCACATCAACCCATATCAACGGTGCGGTTAAGCCCTTTCCGCGCGCACGTCTGCGATGAGACTGTGTCGACCTCGACCAGTTCGTGGTGCAGGAATTGTGGTTATGGTGGCTCGAGACTCACTGCGCCTAGTGGTACTCTCTGGTGATCATGAGTAGCTCACGATCGAACGATCGATGGACGGAAGGCTGACTTGTGGGGAACACTAGATGTTGATATCCATGTCAACCCGATCAGTTGAGGTAAACAGCTACGGACGGTGCTCGGTCAAGTTGCGTTGCTGCCTGTGGATGTCGTCTGTGGTAGCTCGATTAGTGTTCACGCCATGATATCACAGCTGAACAGCTGTGCCACACGTCGATCAGATAATATGCAGCACTGGCAAAGTCGCATCTCATGCATGTCGTGCAAATGATGCACAACGTCCTGAGCGAGGGTAACTTGGTCCAGTTCATCGCCACGATCAAGATGGAGGTGCCAGGTAATGAATGGATGAAGGAACTGAAGGTATCAGAATTCAAGGAAGCCTTCTCTGGCTGGCCGGAGCGTCTTCAAAATGCCCTCGCCGAAGTCCTTGGAGACCAAGAGACTATCAAGTGCATCAGCCACAAAGAGGACCTTCCAGCTCGAGTATACGATGAGGTTCGCAGACCACGTACACAACGTATCGTGGAGTCGAGTCGAGGGACTGGCCTCGTCCTGACTGGCTGCAATCCGGATTATCAGATGACTGTTGAAAGTCTGAAGGGCAGGTTGCCGCAGAGGTGGGACTTGATCTTAGAGTGCGATAATGCAAAGGCGAGAGATGAGGCCTTGCAGTTGCTGGAACGTGGAATATGAGTAGGTAGAAGGACAGCAACCGTTATCGAGTCTCAAATGCATGACTTCTCGTTGATTGTGATCAAGCTGTGTCTGTTCTGCGTGGCGGAAGTCGCGTCATCGTTGGGGGACGGCGCTCACATGGAACGGTGATATGGTCGCTACCTTGAGCCTGTTGTGCAGCTGCTCTCGGTGATAGGCGTGTGAGCGATCGTGTGAGATGTCGGACGAGAATTGCCTTGATCATACGATGTTATTGCCGAAACAACAACCAAGCCCTGAACAAGGATCTGCTGACCCGTGACAGCGAATCTCGTTGTGATCGACAGATTGTGGAGGTCAGGGGCACAGATTGTACCTGCGCGACATAGAAACAGTTGCTTCTCTCTCGACAATCGTAAGTGTCGTGAAGTCGAAGAAAGATCCGGCTGCATACATGGCGTCTGCACACCCCAGGACAGCCTTGCGGAGGATGATATGAGCGTGCTGCTAATGGGGTGAATTGATCGTGGGTGAGTAGATTTGCAGGGATGTGGCGCGCTAGTTTGGCCCTGCAGCGAGCGTTGCAATCTTGCAGAGGGACTCTCAAAATCGTAAGACAATTTCTCGAGCGCTGGGTCGCGCCAGGCGAAAGTGCATGCTTCATTCGTTCAACGTTCATTTCTCCTTCTTTCTGCCACGACAGGATACCTTCACCTGAGACTGCGAACGCACTCGGCGAACACCAGCGAACATGTCGCTCACACTCGGCATGGACTACTTGTGAGTTTGCCTCCCTCCCTCTCGGCATGGCACGCCCAACAAAGCAACTCTGGTGGTGACCGCCACAGCTCGACATCTCAATCGATCCTGCGCATGGAACACGCAAGATGTGCTGTTCGTACCACAACCACGTCAACCCGCTAACATGACATCTTTCTCTGCAGCAATAATGTCATGAACACTACAACCGCCTCCTCCATCGCCGACGCCATGCTACCGCACACGAACAACACCTACTGGCACGAGTTCGATCAAATCTCGCAGTACAACGTCACCCTCGGCTTCTTCGAGCGATTATGGGCTGCGTGGTATGCCTACATGGGCAACGATGTGCTTGCCACGGGAATCATGAGCTTTGTGATGCACGAGACCGTATACTTCGGGCGTGCTTTGCCTTGGATCATCATCGACCGGATACCAGCATTCAACAAATACAAGATCCAGAACCAGAAGGTCCCTTCGCCGAAAGAGCAGTGGGATTGTGCGATGCTGGTTTTGCTCAGCCACTTCACTGTTGAACTGCCCCAAATCTGGTTCTTCCATCCTTTCGCGCAATACTGCGGTCTCGGGACCAGCGTTCCGTTCCCTCCTTGGTGGAAGATGGCATATCAGATCGCAATCTTCTTCGTTCTCGAGGACGCATGGCATTACTGGACACATCGAGCAATGCACTGGGGACCGCTCTACAAGAACATCCACAAGATCCACCACCAATACTCTGCGCCATTCGGTCTTGCTGCTGAATACGCATCGCCGATCGAAGTGATGATTCTGGGGTTGGGCACAGTCGGGTCGCCTATCTTGTGGTGCGCAATCACCAAGGATCTCCACATCTTGACCATGTACTGGTGGATTGCGTTCCGTGTCTTCCAGGCCATTGACGCGCATTCCGGCTACGAGTTCCCATGGAGCTTGCACCACTTCCTTCCATTCTGGGCCGGCGCTGCCCACCACGACACCCACCACGAAAAGTTCATTGGCAACTATTCGAGCTCTTTCAGATGGTGGGACTACGTCTTGGATACCGAGAGCGGCCCAGAGGCAGCCAAGAGGAGAAGAGAGAGGAAGATGGCCAAGGCGAAGAAGGCACAATAGCCGAATCAAAAGGTTGTGATTGCGTTTTCTTCTTATCATCATGAAGCGACCCTGAATGCTTGTCACAGCGTTTAGCCATGCATACGGACGGAGTTGTAGTGTTGGCATAGCGATCGTCGCAAGGCAGAGCCGCGGGGATAAGCCTTGTACATATTATACGGCAGACTTATGATGCAAGGGCAAGACGAAAGCCCCTATGTAATTCGAGGATTGAATCATGGATATCAAAGGAGGGGGTCGTATGCTGTTGGCAGCTGAGTGTATCGGCCGAACAGTAGACAGAAGAAACAAGAAACAGAACCTCGAAATGCTCCCTGCCATGCTCCATGTACCTGTCCCGTCCATCATGCATGCTGCTGACAACGAGTCAAGGAGCCAGCTTCCCCACGATCTGGATCTCACGATCAAGCTTGCTCTGTAAACAGAACGTCATCAGATGTTTCCACGTTACTAAACTTATCACGAAACTTGGACACGTGCATTGAACGCGTTTTGTCATTCTACATTGCCTACTACATTGCATCAACCGAACCGCCTCACCCAGCAATGAGACCCCGGCCAACACATCCCTGACCACCTCAACCTCAAGCTTCGACCGAAGATGAGCTTCGTGCTCGATCAGATCCGGCGGATCGATACGCAACTCGATCGACTCCAACTCGCCGACTTGCCAGCGCGGTCAGTTTCGGTAAACGCTGAACAACATGTCACACCGCCGAAACGGGTTGTTGCGTTACAAGCTGCGATTCGAGGTCTCAGTCCTGGATCGAGCGATAGCAGGAGTTTACACAGAGTGGGACATATCCAGACGTTGTTGGGCACGTTGAGTGACAAGGCTGAGGCGACGGCGAGGGTAGAAGATGATGGGGTAGAGGCTAGAGATGAGTTCGAGGCGGAATTGGAGTGGCTCCTTGTTTCCAAAGCGACGACGCAGATTTACGGACATGTTCTGAGCAGTATTCTCGATCAAGCGGTACGATTGAGTGATGATATATGGTACTGGGATGAAGTGCTTGGGTCGCAGCGGTATACGGCGCTGTATAGTATACAGACCTCCCCGCTGAGACTGTACGATTGGGGCAGCAAGGTCTGGGAAGACGTCAAAGCACGAGGAGGAGACTTTAGTATACGAGGTGTGGGCCAAGATGCTAGTGATACAGTCACAGACCGGTGGAAGCAGTTTTATGGACTGGTCAGGCAGGTGGTGCGGGAAAAGAGCGTGAAAGAGGTGCATAAGCAGATGATCAGCCCAGTCACGAGGATAAGAGCTGAGGTGAGGAAGAAACAAGCTGCGTTGAAGAAAGTGCGGACGAGGAATGCGAATGCTCTGGGGGTGTTGTTGGGCGAAGGGCTAGCGAACGAGAGTGTTCATGGCGAGGGTCTGGCAAGTCCACACGGAGAGCAAGACGTGCAACACAAATGGAAAGCAAGCGTCGCGAGGAACGTAGCGTTAATGGAGGCAGTCCTTGCTAAGATCAACGACCTAGAAACTCCCGTGGACAAATTCGACTCGGCAGTAGCAGAGCTAACAGACGACGACCCCCTCTACGCCGTCGAATCCCACGACCTCGCGATCCAGCCCCAAGCAGTCGCCGAGCGACTCTCGCGCATGCTTGTCCTCGGGCTAGGCCAATACACCAGCACCTCCCAGAACTTCGTCCACCAACACGGTAAACCATCCCGCTACGTCCGGTACTGGCTTCCCATAACAGCAGGGCTCCTTTCCTCAACCACGATCCTCCGGATCCTCGTCAATCGCCAAACTGAGATATTACAATACGTCCAAGACCTCGGCGCAACGGTCGTAGATTTCTGGCAAAACTGGGTCCTCGAACCAACCCGAAACGTCATCAAGACAATCCGCCACGACGAAGGCAGCGAAATCAGCATCATGTCCAAACGATCCCTCGAAGGCGACCGCGATAGCCTGGAACGAATGGTCGTCGACTTCGCCGTTGACAATCCTCAAAACGCCACATCCTCCGGCTCAGCACTCACAGACGGGGAGATTGCAGACATACGCGCGAAAGTCCGCGAGGGCGATTTGACGCCTGTGCTGAAGGCTTATGAGAAGGATCTGACGAGTCCGCTGAAGGGGGCTGTGAGGGGGAATTTGATCCGGGCGTTGTTGATTCAGATTCAAAAGACGAAGGTTGATGTGGAGGTTGCTATGGGTGGGATTGATTCCCTCCTGAAATCACAGGAACTGCTCATTGGGTTTATATCCCTAACCCCCGGCCTGTTGGTATCTTACTTCCTCACGACCTGGGCGCGACAGTCCCTCTCGACGAAACATTCCACCCGCGCACAGAGGAAGCAGGGCAAGATGCTGCGACAATTGAGGAATATCGACCGTATCCTGACGAATGCGACGCCGACGGAGTATGGCGAGTTGCTGTA
Encoded here:
- a CDS encoding IMP-specific 5'-nucleotidase 1; this translates as MTTRYRTHRRDQFIEWIKGLLAVPFVLLSQPTNIHEDDKPTVAQMAQNAHERYSQIMRDVEGLIADHLAHTKRGTESRSKLKLLVPTVGTFFTALPMKDAFEWQDQRRFISSRRFVAPSFNDVRLILNTAQAMSLVRNSRLELMTFDGDVTLYDDGESLTPENPCIPRILDLMKKGVRIGIVTAAGYTEAEKYYDRLYGLLDALAANDIPPHQLIVMGGEANFMFAYAPKVDCKLEYVPGEQWKLPEMHSWTEENVTALLDVAEDALKQCITALSMPVSVLRKSRAVGIYPPKGVKLAREQLEETVLVVQRILELSLAGQLLPFCAFNGGNDVFVDIGDKSWGVMACQRYFGGIDGGKSLHVGDQFLSAGANDFKARLACTTAWIANPGETVALLDEIQQLSVARGRSHSLNSGP
- a CDS encoding Methylsterol monooxygenase, with the protein product MSLTLGMDYFNNVMNTTTASSIADAMLPHTNNTYWHEFDQISQYNVTLGFFERLWAAWYAYMGNDVLATGIMSFVMHETVYFGRALPWIIIDRIPAFNKYKIQNQKVPSPKEQWDCAMLVLLSHFTVELPQIWFFHPFAQYCGLGTSVPFPPWWKMAYQIAIFFVLEDAWHYWTHRAMHWGPLYKNIHKIHHQYSAPFGLAAEYASPIEVMILGLGTVGSPILWCAITKDLHILTMYWWIAFRVFQAIDAHSGYEFPWSLHHFLPFWAGAAHHDTHHEKFIGNYSSSFRWWDYVLDTESGPEAAKRRRERKMAKAKKAQ
- a CDS encoding Nuclear control of ATPase protein 2 → MSFVLDQIRRIDTQLDRLQLADLPARSVSVNAEQHVTPPKRVVALQAAIRGLSPGSSDSRSLHRVGHIQTLLGTLSDKAEATARVEDDGVEARDEFEAELEWLLVSKATTQIYGHVLSSILDQAVRLSDDIWYWDEVLGSQRYTALYSIQTSPLRLYDWGSKVWEDVKARGGDFSIRGVGQDASDTVTDRWKQFYGLVRQVVREKSVKEVHKQMISPVTRIRAEVRKKQAALKKVRTRNANALGVLLGEGLANESVHGEGLASPHGEQDVQHKWKASVARNVALMEAVLAKINDLETPVDKFDSAVAELTDDDPLYAVESHDLAIQPQAVAERLSRMLVLGLGQYTSTSQNFVHQHGKPSRYVRYWLPITAGLLSSTTILRILVNRQTEILQYVQDLGATVVDFWQNWVLEPTRNVIKTIRHDEGSEISIMSKRSLEGDRDSLERMVVDFAVDNPQNATSSGSALTDGEIADIRAKVREGDLTPVLKAYEKDLTSPLKGAVRGNLIRALLIQIQKTKVDVEVAMGGIDSLLKSQELLIGFISLTPGLLVSYFLTTWARQSLSTKHSTRAQRKQGKMLRQLRNIDRILTNATPTEYGELLYRDQGLLLCEVHVLRQAAQKVMPGQIFKEFGEEAEEMCDVRVGVERQRRVAERVRWAYGRWVA